Proteins from a genomic interval of Cognatishimia sp. WU-CL00825:
- a CDS encoding winged helix DNA-binding protein: protein MSIHTSLDMTADRGFMSGYLDTLALVERLHRLLLDVIKDEFERVGVLEINAVQALLLFNIGDNEVTAGELKSRGYYQGSNVSYNLKKLVETGYMHHERCEIDRRSVRVRLTPKGRGIRDVISTLFENHAEGLMSKGVLGPDGLEDITASLRRVERYWSDQIRYIY from the coding sequence ATGAGCATACATACATCCTTGGACATGACCGCCGATCGTGGCTTTATGTCTGGCTATCTTGATACGCTGGCTTTGGTTGAGCGGTTACATCGGCTGTTGTTGGACGTCATCAAGGATGAGTTCGAGCGGGTTGGCGTTTTAGAAATCAACGCGGTGCAGGCGCTGCTGTTATTTAATATTGGCGACAACGAGGTGACGGCCGGCGAATTGAAATCGCGCGGTTATTATCAGGGCAGCAATGTTAGCTATAATCTGAAAAAGCTGGTTGAAACCGGCTATATGCACCATGAAAGATGTGAAATTGACCGCCGCTCTGTGCGGGTGCGCCTGACCCCCAAGGGTCGCGGTATTCGCGATGTGATTTCGACGCTGTTTGAAAACCATGCCGAAGGGTTGATGTCCAAAGGCGTGTTGGGACCGGATGGATTGGAAGATATCACCGCATCGTTGCGGCGTGTCGAACGGTATTGGAGTGACCAGATCCGCTATATCTATTGA
- a CDS encoding succinate dehydrogenase assembly factor 2, which translates to MQETYENRLKRMQMRSMRRGIKEMDIILNRYAQEKLAAMSTSELDHYDALLNENDQDLYQWVSGQAAAPALFGALIADIASTALAAK; encoded by the coding sequence ATGCAAGAAACCTATGAAAATCGGCTGAAGCGGATGCAAATGCGCTCGATGCGCCGGGGCATCAAAGAAATGGACATTATCCTGAACCGCTATGCGCAGGAAAAGCTGGCCGCGATGAGCACATCAGAGCTGGATCACTATGATGCATTATTGAACGAAAACGATCAGGATCTTTACCAATGGGTCAGTGGTCAGGCGGCAGCACCAGCGCTGTTTGGCGCGCTGATTGCGGATATCGCCTCGACTGCACTTGCGGCAAAGTAG
- a CDS encoding DUF692 domain-containing protein: MFDAPNNLTVLPNKPGVGYKPQHFNDILENPGHVGWLEVHAENYMGMGGRPLAQLRHLAERFPISVHGVGLSIGGQGPLDPEHLSRLKNLISWLNPTVFSEHLAWSTHDGAFFNDLLPLPYTKDTLTHVAAHIDEVQNTLGRQMMLENPSSYLKFAESTWSETDFLREISNRTGCGLLLDVNNVFVSATNLDYDPRAYIQDYPLDKVGEIHLGGHDEDHDDHGKPLLIDSHGAEIVDPVWALLDHTLALSGPRPILIEWDTDVPEWPVLSAEANRAASALSKVPAQ; encoded by the coding sequence ATGTTTGATGCGCCAAACAACCTTACGGTTCTGCCAAACAAACCAGGAGTTGGGTATAAGCCCCAGCATTTCAACGACATCCTAGAAAACCCCGGCCATGTTGGCTGGCTCGAAGTGCACGCCGAAAACTATATGGGAATGGGGGGCCGTCCCCTCGCCCAACTGCGACACCTCGCAGAACGTTTCCCCATTTCGGTGCATGGTGTTGGCCTGTCGATCGGCGGCCAAGGCCCGCTTGATCCAGAACATCTTTCCCGCCTCAAAAACCTTATCTCTTGGCTGAACCCCACCGTTTTTTCAGAGCACCTCGCCTGGTCCACCCACGACGGGGCCTTTTTCAACGACTTGCTCCCCCTGCCCTATACCAAAGACACGCTGACCCATGTCGCCGCACATATCGACGAAGTGCAAAACACGCTGGGTCGCCAAATGATGCTGGAAAACCCGTCCAGTTACCTGAAATTTGCAGAAAGCACTTGGTCTGAAACAGATTTCCTGCGTGAAATTTCCAACCGCACGGGCTGTGGCCTGTTGCTGGACGTCAACAACGTCTTTGTATCTGCCACTAATCTTGACTACGACCCCCGCGCCTACATCCAGGATTACCCGCTTGATAAGGTTGGGGAAATTCACTTGGGCGGGCATGACGAAGATCACGACGACCACGGAAAACCCCTGTTGATCGACAGCCATGGCGCTGAAATTGTCGATCCGGTCTGGGCTTTGCTTGACCACACGCTCGCCCTATCCGGCCCGCGCCCAATTCTGATCGAGTGGGACACCGATGTGCCGGAATGGCCAGTGCTGTCAGCCGAAGCAAACCGCGCGGCGTCCGCTTTATCCAAGGTCCCAGCGCAATGA
- a CDS encoding helix-turn-helix domain-containing protein: MSEELSGTETTETDWYAQDVATFGDRLQAAREHVSMSQALLAKRIGVKKITYCAWEQDQSEPRANKLQMLSGLLGVSMRWLLTGEGQDLGAPDVKPEAQSKLEILAEIRDVRMQLKVASDQLARLEKVLRLEDS, translated from the coding sequence ATGAGTGAAGAGCTGTCAGGCACAGAGACCACGGAGACAGATTGGTATGCGCAGGATGTCGCGACTTTTGGGGATCGCTTACAAGCTGCCCGCGAGCATGTGAGCATGTCGCAAGCCCTGTTGGCCAAACGCATCGGCGTAAAGAAAATCACTTATTGCGCCTGGGAGCAGGATCAAAGCGAACCGCGCGCCAATAAATTGCAAATGCTGTCGGGCCTTTTGGGCGTGTCGATGCGTTGGCTTTTGACCGGTGAGGGCCAAGACTTGGGCGCGCCTGATGTCAAACCAGAAGCGCAATCCAAACTTGAAATTTTGGCAGAAATTCGCGATGTGCGCATGCAGCTTAAGGTGGCGTCAGACCAATTGGCGCGGCTTGAAAAAGTATTGCGCCTAGAGGACAGTTGA
- a CDS encoding DUF2282 domain-containing protein — protein MSKTVKTLAVAASVAAAVTAATTHSASAMGKEKCYGVSLAGKNDCAAGPGTTCAGTSKVDYQGNAWTLVDSGTCATLELPAMADGSARMGSLEALDRDLPA, from the coding sequence ATGTCTAAAACCGTAAAAACTCTGGCCGTCGCCGCTTCCGTTGCAGCAGCAGTAACCGCAGCAACAACACATTCTGCCTCTGCCATGGGCAAAGAAAAATGCTACGGCGTCTCTTTGGCTGGCAAAAATGATTGCGCAGCAGGCCCAGGCACAACATGCGCCGGCACATCCAAAGTAGATTACCAAGGCAACGCTTGGACTTTGGTAGACTCAGGCACATGTGCAACACTGGAATTGCCAGCAATGGCCGATGGTTCTGCACGCATGGGCTCTTTGGAAGCGCTTGACCGCGACCTGCCAGCATAA
- a CDS encoding VOC family protein has product MQIKYLHTMVRVADLDKSIAFFELLGLKVTRRSDFEKGRFSLIFMAAPGQEDCPVELTHNWDGDEGLPSDSRHFGHLAYAVENIYDLCALLQANGVTINRPPRDGHMAFVRSPDNISVELLQMGDALPPAEPWVSMENTGHW; this is encoded by the coding sequence ATGCAAATCAAATATCTCCATACCATGGTGCGGGTCGCTGACCTGGACAAATCCATCGCGTTTTTTGAGCTTTTGGGCCTAAAAGTCACGCGCCGATCCGACTTTGAAAAGGGGCGGTTTTCCCTGATATTCATGGCCGCGCCGGGGCAAGAAGACTGCCCAGTCGAACTAACCCACAATTGGGACGGTGACGAAGGCCTACCAAGCGACAGCCGTCATTTTGGTCATTTGGCCTACGCGGTGGAAAACATCTATGATCTCTGCGCGTTATTGCAGGCCAACGGGGTCACAATCAACCGCCCCCCACGCGACGGTCACATGGCCTTTGTGCGCTCTCCCGACAATATCTCGGTGGAACTTTTGCAAATGGGTGATGCCCTGCCCCCGGCCGAACCTTGGGTCAGCATGGAAAACACCGGCCACTGGTAA
- a CDS encoding cold-shock protein: MPSGTVKWFNTTKGYGFIAPDDGGKDVFVHISAVERSGLTGLADNQKVEFELSEGRDGRQMAGDLKLT; encoded by the coding sequence ATGCCAAGTGGCACCGTAAAGTGGTTTAATACAACCAAAGGCTACGGCTTTATTGCACCAGATGACGGCGGCAAAGATGTTTTTGTCCATATTTCTGCCGTTGAACGTTCAGGTCTGACAGGCCTGGCAGACAATCAAAAAGTTGAATTTGAACTGTCCGAAGGCCGCGACGGTCGTCAAATGGCCGGTGATCTAAAACTCACATAA
- a CDS encoding pyridoxal phosphate-dependent aminotransferase, giving the protein MSFLATNLSRVKPSPTIAMTAKAAELKAAGRDIIGLSAGEPDFDTPENIRNAAKAAIDAGKTRYTAPDGIPELKQAICDKLKRDNGLDYTVKQVSVGTGGKQTLYNALMATLNDGDEVIIPAPYWVSYPDMVLLAGGTPVIAEASLEANFKLTADQLEAAITPKTKWFIFNSPSNPSGAGYSRDELKALTDVLLRHPHVWVMTDDMYELLAYDDFEFCTPAEVEPQLYERTLTCNGVSKAYAMTGWRIGYAAGPEHLIAAMRKIQSQSTSNPCSVSQWAAVEALNGTQDFIAPNNEKFVRRRDMAVEMLNAIDGITCPKPEGAFYVYPSIAGLIGKTTPAGTKIDNDQTFATALLKEKDVAVVFGAAFGLSPNFRVSYATSDAALKEACTRIQNFCASLT; this is encoded by the coding sequence ATGTCTTTCCTTGCCACCAACTTGTCGCGCGTCAAACCCTCTCCGACCATCGCCATGACGGCCAAAGCCGCAGAGCTAAAAGCTGCTGGACGCGATATTATCGGCCTGTCTGCAGGCGAGCCTGACTTTGACACGCCCGAAAACATCCGCAATGCCGCAAAGGCTGCAATTGATGCGGGCAAAACCCGCTATACGGCACCTGATGGCATTCCAGAACTTAAGCAAGCGATTTGCGATAAACTAAAGCGCGACAATGGCTTGGACTACACAGTGAAACAGGTTTCCGTTGGTACAGGAGGCAAACAAACGCTGTATAACGCGCTGATGGCCACCTTGAATGACGGCGACGAAGTCATCATTCCCGCCCCCTATTGGGTCAGCTATCCCGATATGGTTTTGCTGGCGGGCGGCACGCCGGTGATTGCCGAGGCCAGTCTTGAGGCCAACTTCAAACTCACCGCCGATCAGCTCGAAGCCGCGATCACCCCAAAAACCAAATGGTTCATCTTTAACAGCCCCTCCAATCCCTCTGGGGCGGGCTACAGCCGGGATGAACTCAAGGCGCTGACCGATGTCTTGCTGCGTCATCCACATGTCTGGGTCATGACCGACGATATGTATGAACTCTTGGCCTATGACGATTTTGAATTCTGCACCCCGGCCGAGGTCGAACCGCAGCTTTACGAGCGCACCCTGACCTGCAACGGCGTCTCCAAGGCCTATGCGATGACGGGTTGGCGCATTGGCTATGCGGCGGGTCCAGAGCATCTGATTGCCGCCATGCGCAAAATCCAAAGCCAGTCGACGTCAAACCCGTGCTCGGTCAGCCAATGGGCCGCCGTCGAGGCCCTGAATGGCACCCAGGATTTCATCGCGCCAAATAATGAAAAATTCGTGCGTCGTCGCGATATGGCGGTTGAAATGTTAAATGCCATCGACGGCATCACCTGCCCCAAGCCCGAAGGGGCCTTTTACGTTTACCCATCAATTGCTGGGCTGATCGGCAAAACCACCCCGGCGGGCACCAAGATCGACAATGACCAAACCTTCGCAACCGCGCTGCTCAAGGAAAAAGACGTCGCCGTGGTTTTTGGCGCAGCCTTTGGGCTTTCGCCAAATTTCCGAGTCAGCTACGCTACATCTGACGCGGCACTGAAAGAGGCCTGCACCCGCATTCAGAATTTCTGCGCGTCCCTGACATAA
- a CDS encoding dihydrofolate reductase: protein MISLIVARARNGAIGKDNDIPWHAPEDLQFFKRETLGGAIIMGRNTWESLPFKPLKNRLNLVVSSQGGWGDHCFGSINEAVGCAQAEGYQRIYGIGGAGIYAAMLEMADRLLVTEVDLDIADADTFFPDFGPQDWHLNAKTPLRAADPGCVMHEYLRRRP from the coding sequence ATGATCAGTTTAATAGTCGCACGCGCGCGTAATGGGGCGATTGGCAAAGACAATGACATTCCTTGGCACGCGCCAGAAGACCTGCAGTTTTTCAAGCGGGAAACTCTGGGCGGGGCTATCATCATGGGGCGCAATACCTGGGAAAGTCTGCCGTTTAAGCCGCTGAAAAATAGATTGAATTTGGTTGTCTCGTCGCAGGGCGGTTGGGGCGATCATTGTTTTGGCTCGATCAACGAGGCGGTGGGTTGCGCCCAGGCCGAAGGCTATCAGCGCATCTATGGCATTGGCGGGGCAGGGATCTATGCCGCGATGCTTGAGATGGCGGATCGGCTTTTGGTGACCGAAGTGGATTTGGATATTGCGGATGCAGATACGTTCTTTCCGGATTTTGGGCCGCAAGATTGGCATTTGAACGCTAAAACGCCGTTGCGGGCGGCCGATCCCGGCTGTGTAATGCATGAATATTTGCGTCGTCGCCCCTAG
- a CDS encoding DoxX family protein, whose product MNTLISLHASVFDRIEKQDWLLPTLARFVFAAVLALYFWNSGLTKLGDGIFGIFVPSTGAYAQIWPKVLEAVSYDTSQLGLFHWAVVFGGTIAEFLLPAAIILGLFTRLAALGMIGFVVVQSLTDIHGHGADSDTIGAWFDRVADAHILDQRAFWVFLLLVLAVKGGGALSLDRVLANRHTAQD is encoded by the coding sequence ATGAACACGCTCATCTCGCTCCACGCATCCGTTTTTGACCGTATCGAAAAACAAGACTGGCTGCTGCCAACATTGGCGCGCTTTGTGTTTGCCGCTGTTCTGGCGCTCTATTTTTGGAATTCTGGATTGACCAAACTGGGTGACGGGATTTTTGGCATTTTTGTTCCCAGCACAGGCGCTTATGCGCAGATTTGGCCGAAGGTGCTCGAAGCCGTCAGCTATGACACAAGCCAGTTGGGTCTGTTTCACTGGGCAGTGGTCTTTGGCGGCACAATTGCAGAATTCCTGTTGCCAGCCGCGATTATTCTTGGCCTGTTCACCCGCCTTGCCGCGCTTGGCATGATTGGCTTTGTAGTGGTGCAATCGCTGACAGATATCCACGGTCATGGGGCAGATTCTGACACCATTGGCGCATGGTTTGACCGGGTCGCCGACGCCCACATCTTGGACCAACGGGCCTTTTGGGTGTTTCTATTGCTGGTCTTGGCAGTCAAAGGCGGCGGTGCATTGTCGCTTGATCGGGTTCTGGCCAACCGTCACACCGCGCAAGACTGA
- a CDS encoding alpha/beta hydrolase, with protein sequence MTDFIKTPQGRRIAYHKTEGKGPCVVFLGGLKSDMQGTKAVHLEAWCQAQGRGFLRFDYSGHGESSEAFEDGCIGDWHEDSIFAVNNLVDGPYVLVGSSMGGWQALLLARAQPERLAGLVTIAAAPDFTEDGYWANFNDTQKAELETVGHVALPSDYMEPYIITKRMIEDGRRRLVLRDPLVLRCAVRFLQGTKDTAVSTATAVRLLEHAQGDDMRLSLIKGADHRFSDAVCLGLIEEAVAEVLGC encoded by the coding sequence GTGACTGATTTTATCAAAACGCCGCAGGGGCGGCGCATTGCCTATCACAAGACCGAGGGCAAGGGACCTTGTGTGGTGTTTTTGGGTGGGCTGAAATCGGACATGCAGGGCACCAAAGCTGTGCATCTAGAGGCCTGGTGTCAGGCGCAGGGGCGTGGGTTTCTGCGATTTGACTATTCTGGACATGGGGAGAGTTCTGAGGCGTTTGAGGATGGCTGCATTGGAGATTGGCACGAGGATTCTATTTTTGCTGTCAACAACTTGGTGGATGGTCCTTATGTATTGGTCGGCTCGTCTATGGGCGGGTGGCAGGCGCTTTTGCTGGCGCGGGCGCAGCCTGAACGCTTGGCGGGTTTGGTGACCATTGCGGCGGCCCCGGATTTTACAGAGGACGGCTATTGGGCCAATTTCAACGACACCCAAAAGGCAGAGCTTGAGACGGTGGGACATGTGGCGCTGCCCAGCGATTATATGGAGCCTTACATCATCACCAAGCGCATGATTGAAGATGGACGCAGGCGGTTGGTTTTGCGCGATCCGCTGGTATTGCGGTGCGCGGTGCGGTTTTTGCAAGGCACCAAGGATACAGCTGTGAGCACGGCCACTGCGGTGCGGCTTTTGGAGCACGCGCAGGGTGATGATATGCGGTTGTCCTTGATTAAAGGGGCGGACCATCGGTTTTCTGACGCGGTGTGTTTGGGATTGATAGAAGAGGCTGTCGCCGAGGTTTTAGGCTGCTGA
- the thrS gene encoding threonine--tRNA ligase, which produces MSTEFVTKLNDVDKKSISLTFPDGNARSYDAGVTPAEVAASIASSLAKKAISATVDGQHWDLAWPIPSDAAIAINTLKDSDAEALELIRHDCAHIMARAVQELWPDVKVTIGPVIEHGWYYDFDRSEPFTPEDLGAIEKKMKEIINKRDPVRTEVWERDVAIKYYQDRDEPYKVELIDAIPGNEPLRMYWHGDWQDLCRGPHLQHTGQVPADGFKLMSVAGAYWRGDSDRAMLQRIYGVGFKNKEDLKKHLHMLEEAAKRDHRKLGSEMDLFHMQPEAPGQIFWHPNGWTVYTELQDYMRRKQRVGGYVEVNTPQVVDRKLWEKSGHWDKYQENMFIVEVDEEHAREKAVNALKPMNCPCHVQIFNQGLKSYRDLPLRMAEFGSCARYEPSGALHGIMRVRGFTQDDGHIFCTDDQITSETKIFIDFLSKIYSDLGFNDWSIKLSTRPEKRIGSDETWDQMEKALGDACQAAGHNFEILEGEGAFYGPKLEFTLTDAIGRDWQCGTLQVDANLPERLDATYIGEDGAKHRPVMLHRATLGSFERFIGILIEEHAGKLPFWLAPRQVVVASIVSDADDYCREVVAALRAVGVRAEADLRNEKINYKVREHSVGKVPVILACGMKEIDQRTVSVRRLGEKQTKVQELQEIVSILQTEATAPDQL; this is translated from the coding sequence ATGTCGACTGAATTTGTAACTAAACTGAATGACGTCGATAAAAAATCAATTTCCCTAACTTTCCCCGATGGCAATGCACGTTCCTATGACGCAGGCGTCACCCCTGCCGAGGTCGCAGCCTCCATCGCGTCATCGCTCGCCAAAAAAGCCATCTCTGCCACCGTTGACGGTCAGCACTGGGATCTGGCTTGGCCCATCCCATCTGACGCGGCCATCGCCATCAACACGCTCAAAGACAGCGACGCCGAAGCGCTTGAACTGATCCGTCACGACTGCGCCCACATCATGGCGCGCGCGGTGCAAGAACTCTGGCCTGACGTCAAAGTCACCATTGGGCCAGTGATTGAACACGGCTGGTATTACGATTTTGATCGTTCAGAGCCCTTCACACCAGAAGATCTTGGTGCGATCGAGAAAAAGATGAAAGAGATCATCAACAAACGTGACCCGGTGCGGACCGAAGTCTGGGAGCGTGATGTTGCCATCAAATATTACCAAGACCGTGATGAGCCATACAAAGTAGAGCTGATCGATGCCATTCCCGGCAACGAACCCTTGCGCATGTACTGGCATGGCGACTGGCAAGATCTTTGCCGCGGCCCCCATTTGCAACATACCGGCCAAGTGCCCGCTGATGGCTTTAAACTGATGAGCGTGGCCGGGGCCTATTGGCGCGGCGACAGCGATCGCGCCATGTTGCAACGCATCTACGGTGTGGGCTTCAAAAACAAAGAAGACCTGAAAAAACACCTGCATATGCTGGAAGAGGCCGCCAAACGCGACCACCGCAAACTGGGCAGCGAGATGGACCTGTTCCACATGCAACCAGAGGCTCCGGGTCAGATCTTTTGGCACCCAAATGGCTGGACCGTCTATACCGAACTACAAGACTACATGCGTCGCAAACAACGCGTGGGCGGCTATGTCGAGGTCAACACCCCACAAGTGGTAGACCGCAAGTTATGGGAAAAATCCGGTCACTGGGACAAGTACCAAGAAAACATGTTCATCGTCGAAGTTGACGAAGAACACGCCCGTGAAAAAGCCGTCAACGCGCTCAAGCCAATGAACTGCCCGTGTCATGTGCAAATTTTCAATCAGGGTCTGAAATCCTATCGTGACCTGCCATTGCGTATGGCAGAATTTGGCTCTTGCGCACGCTATGAACCATCTGGGGCCTTGCACGGCATCATGCGGGTGCGCGGCTTTACCCAAGATGATGGCCACATCTTCTGCACCGATGATCAGATCACCTCCGAAACCAAAATCTTCATCGACTTTCTGTCCAAAATCTACAGCGACCTTGGCTTTAACGACTGGAGCATCAAACTGTCGACCCGCCCTGAAAAGCGCATTGGTTCTGATGAAACCTGGGACCAGATGGAAAAGGCGCTTGGCGATGCCTGTCAGGCAGCTGGACATAACTTTGAAATCCTCGAAGGCGAAGGCGCGTTCTATGGTCCAAAGCTTGAATTCACCCTAACCGACGCCATTGGCCGGGATTGGCAATGTGGCACGCTACAGGTTGATGCCAATCTGCCCGAACGTCTGGACGCAACCTATATTGGCGAAGACGGTGCCAAGCACCGCCCTGTGATGTTGCACCGCGCGACGCTTGGCTCGTTTGAGCGTTTCATCGGCATTCTGATCGAAGAACACGCCGGCAAACTGCCGTTCTGGCTCGCCCCACGCCAAGTGGTTGTGGCCTCTATTGTCTCTGATGCGGATGACTATTGCCGCGAGGTTGTCGCCGCCCTGCGCGCCGTTGGCGTGCGCGCCGAGGCTGACCTGCGCAATGAAAAGATCAACTACAAAGTCCGCGAACATTCTGTGGGCAAAGTGCCTGTGATATTGGCCTGTGGCATGAAAGAGATCGATCAACGCACCGTTTCCGTGCGGCGTCTGGGCGAGAAACAAACAAAAGTGCAAGAGTTGCAGGAAATTGTTTCAATCCTGCAAACCGAGGCCACCGCGCCAGACCAACTCTAG
- a CDS encoding DNA-binding domain-containing protein, with protein sequence MMVSELEFRAAMLDSATDIPDGLLDGHNNPAGARFNVYRNNVAVSLTEALETGFPVIAKLLGEANFKPIAGIYLRQSPPQSPLMMHYGASFPDFLRRFEPVKHLGYLGDVADVEMALRQSYHAADSQPVAPDALTKVAPDQLEKLTFTLAPALQLRQSPWPIYDIWLFNTLENQQKPQARAQDILITRPEFDPEPHALPAGGADFISALAQGKTLGQAAEHASERATKQNQNFDLGPVLSLLLSNAAIISLHNEDPQ encoded by the coding sequence ATGATGGTTTCAGAACTAGAGTTTCGCGCCGCCATGCTTGATAGCGCCACAGATATTCCCGACGGGTTGCTGGATGGCCACAACAACCCAGCCGGAGCCCGTTTCAATGTTTACCGCAACAACGTCGCGGTTTCGTTAACCGAAGCACTAGAAACCGGCTTTCCTGTAATCGCAAAGCTGTTGGGCGAAGCAAATTTCAAACCAATCGCCGGCATCTATTTGCGCCAGTCCCCGCCACAGTCACCGCTCATGATGCACTACGGGGCCAGTTTCCCAGATTTTCTGCGCCGTTTTGAACCTGTAAAACACCTGGGCTATCTTGGGGATGTCGCCGACGTCGAGATGGCCCTGCGCCAGTCCTACCACGCCGCTGACAGCCAACCCGTTGCACCCGACGCTTTGACAAAGGTCGCGCCCGACCAGCTTGAAAAGCTGACGTTCACTTTGGCACCTGCCCTGCAATTGCGGCAGTCCCCCTGGCCAATTTATGACATCTGGCTCTTTAACACGCTGGAAAATCAACAAAAACCCCAGGCCCGCGCCCAAGACATCCTGATCACACGCCCCGAATTTGACCCGGAACCCCATGCCTTGCCCGCAGGCGGAGCCGACTTTATCAGCGCTCTTGCTCAGGGCAAAACATTGGGCCAAGCCGCCGAACACGCATCAGAACGCGCAACCAAACAAAACCAAAACTTTGATCTAGGTCCCGTGCTCAGTCTTTTGCTCAGCAACGCCGCGATCATATCGCTTCACAACGAGGACCCGCAATGA
- a CDS encoding ArsC/Spx/MgsR family protein yields MRLFGLKNCDTCRKALKTLTSAEFVDVRAVGVPNEVMLQAFAAFGDSLLNTRSTTWRNLNAEQRKVAPLTLLAEHPTLMKRPLIEHEGELFLGWTPKVQAALG; encoded by the coding sequence ATGCGTCTATTTGGGCTGAAAAACTGTGATACTTGCCGTAAGGCATTGAAAACACTTACCTCTGCAGAATTTGTTGATGTGCGCGCTGTGGGTGTTCCCAATGAGGTGATGTTGCAAGCTTTTGCTGCTTTTGGCGACAGTTTGTTAAACACGCGCTCGACAACTTGGCGGAATCTGAATGCAGAGCAGCGCAAAGTCGCGCCTTTGACATTGTTGGCAGAGCACCCAACTTTGATGAAACGCCCCCTGATCGAACATGAGGGGGAATTGTTCCTGGGTTGGACCCCCAAGGTGCAGGCGGCCCTTGGATAA
- a CDS encoding thymidylate synthase — protein sequence MKQYHEALQTILDHGVTTSDRTGTGTTSYFGMQMRYPLADGFPLVTTKKLHLKSIIHELLWFLSGDTNIRYLQENGVRIWDEWADENGDLGPVYGHQWRRFPALEPVDAPEGEEQLYRKKTVDQIEDLVQLIKTAPDSRRMIVSAWNPADVPNMALPPCHTLWQVKVLGGKLHLQLYQRSADMFLGVPFNIASYALLQAMLAHVTGYEAGDFVHTLGDAHIYSNHMEQVQTQLSRAPKSLPQLRINRDVKSIFDFKFEDFEILNYDPDPVIKGAVAV from the coding sequence GTGAAACAATATCACGAGGCGTTGCAGACAATTCTGGACCATGGGGTCACCACTTCGGATCGCACGGGAACCGGAACAACATCGTATTTTGGCATGCAGATGCGCTATCCATTGGCCGATGGGTTTCCTTTGGTCACCACCAAAAAACTGCATCTGAAATCGATCATCCACGAATTGCTTTGGTTTCTAAGTGGCGACACGAATATCCGCTATTTGCAAGAAAACGGGGTGCGAATCTGGGACGAATGGGCTGATGAAAATGGCGATTTAGGCCCGGTTTATGGCCATCAGTGGCGCCGGTTTCCGGCTTTGGAACCGGTGGATGCACCCGAAGGTGAAGAGCAACTGTATCGCAAGAAAACCGTCGATCAGATCGAGGATCTGGTGCAGCTGATCAAAACGGCGCCAGACAGCCGCCGGATGATTGTGTCGGCTTGGAACCCGGCGGATGTGCCAAATATGGCGCTGCCGCCGTGTCACACGTTGTGGCAGGTCAAAGTGCTGGGTGGGAAACTGCATTTGCAGCTTTATCAACGATCAGCCGACATGTTTTTGGGCGTGCCGTTTAACATTGCCTCTTATGCGTTGTTGCAGGCGATGTTGGCGCATGTGACCGGATATGAAGCGGGTGATTTTGTGCACACGCTAGGGGATGCGCATATCTATTCAAACCATATGGAACAGGTGCAAACCCAATTGTCGCGCGCGCCAAAATCCCTGCCGCAGCTGCGTATCAACCGGGATGTGAAATCGATTTTTGACTTTAAGTTCGAGGATTTTGAAATTCTGAATTATGATCCTGATCCGGTGATCAAAGGCGCGGTGGCTGTGTAA